Within Amycolatopsis sp. FDAARGOS 1241, the genomic segment TTGTCTCCTACATTGTGGACTTTAGTTGAGGCGCGCTAAGGAACGCAACCGCCTTCCGGGCGGTCGCGTTCGGCGGCGCGGGGTCAGGCCAGGGCGGCGTACCCGGGCTTGATGACCTTGTCGATCAACGCGAGCCGGGAGTCGAAATCGAGGAACGCGGATTTCATGGCATTGATCGTGAACCAGCGAAGATCATCGAGACCGAACCCGAACGTGGTCGCCAGGGCGGTGAATTCACTGGTCATCGTGCACCCGCTCATCAGCCGGTTGTCGGTGTTGACCGTGACCCGGAAGTGCAGCCGGGCGAGCTGCGCGATCGGGTGCTCGGCGAACGAGACGACCGTGCCCGTCTGGACGTTGGACGTCGGGCAGATCTCCAACGGTATGCGGCGGTCCCGGACGTAGCTCGCCAGCCGTCCAAGGTGGACGGTTCCGTCCGAATCGGTCTTGATGTCCTCGACGATCCGCACACCGTGGCCGAGCCGTTCGGCGCCGCAATACTGGATGGCCTCCCAAATCGACGGCAACCCGAATGCCTCGCCCGCGTGAATGGTGAAATGCGCGTTGTTCTGCCGCAAATAGTCGAATGCGTCGAGATTCCGGGTGGGCGGAAAACCGTCCTCGGGGCCGGCGATGTCGAAGCCCGCGACGCCCGAGTCGCGGTACCGCACCGCCAGTTCGGCGATCTCGAGCGCCCGGGCGTGCTGGCGCATCGCGCACAGCAACGTGCGGACCTGGATCGCGCCACCCGCAGCGGCCACGCGGCGTGTTCCCTCGACGAAACCGGTCTGGACCGCTTCGACCACCGCATCGAGTGACAGTCCGCGTTCGACGAACAGCTCCGGTGCGTAGCGCACCTCGGCGTAGACGACGCCGTCGGCCGCGAGGTCCTCCACGGCTTCGGCCGCGACCCTGACCAGCGCTTCCTCGGTCTGCATGACTCCGCAGGTGTGGGCGAAGGTTTCGAGGTAGGACACGAGGGAGCCGGAGTCGGCGGCGTCGCGGAACCAGCGGCCGAGCGCCTCGACGTCGGTGGTGGGCAGGGCGGCGTAGCCGGTCGCGTCGGCGAGCTCGACGACGGTGGCCGGGCGGAGGCCGCCGTCCAGGTGGTCGTGCAGCAGCACCTTGGGGGCGCGGCGCAGGGTCTCTGCGCTCAGCGGGGTTACGTCTGACATGCACCAACGGTAGTCTCGTTGTCATTCCCCTACATGGCGGTAACGCTCGGCGTCGAGGCAACCCTCAGCTTTGACGATCAAGGAAGGAATCGGCCATCCGGGTAACGGGCTTGTTATCCCGTCTTGGCGGGGGCCACACGCACAGCAATTTTTCAGTCGATAAGCTTCGGGCCACGTCCCTTCCATTTCCCCGCCGACGAAGGACACAGCAGTGACCACTGACAACCACATTGCCGCTCCGTCCTTCGACCGGATGCGCAACATGCTGGTGCGCGCGGCCGAGGTGCGCGAGAGCGAACAGCAGCAGATCTTCGACGCGCTGGACGACATCTACGCCCGGCTCGCGCCGGTCGACTCGCTGGGCGCGGTGCGCAAGCGGCTGTCCGAGATGCCCGACCGCACCGAGGTCGGCGTGATCGCGGAGCGCCTCGACGAGGCCATGACGCGCCTGGAGGCCCAGGACAACGCGATCGCGGCCCTCACGCACGCCGTCGAGAGCATCGTGGACAAGCTGGCCAAGCCCTTCGCGCAGCTCGACGGCCGGCTCGACGGCGTCGCGGCGCGCTTCGAGGGTGTCGCGGGCCGGATGGACGGGCTCGAGGACAAGCTGCAGAACATCCACCGCCGACTCGACGAGCTGGGTGGGCACTTGGACAAGCAGGACGGCAAGCTCGACACCATCCCGCAGACCACGCAGGGCCCGGTGCGCGAGCGCATCGAGCTGGCGGAGGCGAACCTGCGCGAGCGCATCGAGACGGTGGACCACGAGCTGCGCTCGCGCGTCGACGAGCTCGACCGCGCGACCAAGGAGCGCATCGGCAGCACCACCGACGCCCTGCGCACCGCGATCACCGAGACCGGCGAGATGGTGGACGCCTCCGAGCGCCTCGAGAACCTCGTCACCCGTCTCGACACGGTCACCCAGCGCCTCGACGACCTGGGCAACCGCCTCGACAAGGTCGAAGACGGCTTCGCCTCCCAGCTCGGCGACCTCGACGGCTCGATCAAGACCGGCCTCTCCAAGGTCGAGGGCACCCTCTCCAAGCAGCCCGACACCGACTCGGTCGACTCCCTGGTCCGCCGCTCGAACGACGAGTCGGTCCGCCGCATCGGCGGCCAGCTCGACGAAGCCATGGCGACGTTCGCAGAGCTCATGCTCGGTGGCGGGCCCGCGGTGCAGCAGATCGCCCCGCCGCCGCCGGCCCCGCGCCAGCCGCGCCGCAGCTCGCGCAACGGCCGCTCCCCGAAGGCCGCGGACCCGAAGGCGAAGAACGGCTCCGAAGCCGACGACACGGCTGGTGAGTGACGTCTGAGCGCTTGAACAGGTGCCCCCCGCCGGCCGGCGGGGGGCACTTTTGTGTCTGGGATTGGTTCGGTGGGTGTGGGCTACCGAGACCGCCGGCTGCTGGCTACCCGTTTCGGTCGGCGAACGTCTGGACAACGACGACCCCACGACCTGGCCTGAACCACCGCACGGACGCCTCGGCCCGCCTCTGCTACGGACCACACCGAGCCCATCCCGCATCGGTCCGACACTCGCCATAGACCCCACACCTACCTGCCGCGAGGGAGAACCCAAGGCCGCCACCACATCGGTTCAAACCACCCCGACCCGCCACGGCGGGGCTCTCGAGACTTCAGTACATCGGTTCAAACCAGACCGACCCGCCACGACACGCCCCCCAGACCACACCACACCGGGTTCAAACCACACCAACCCGCCACGACACACCCCCAGACCGCACCACACCGGGTTCAAACCATGCCGACCGGCCGCGACGCGGAACGTCAAGGCCACACCACATCCGCTCGAACCACGCCGAGCACATCGACGGAAGACCAGAGGCCGCGACATCGGCGGCAACCGGGCGCGTGAGAGCTGCCGGCTGCCAATCCCCCGAGTCGGAGACAAGCCCCCGCCCTCCCGAGGGGGCGTCCCCGAGTCCATTCTACCGGCCACCACCGACAAAACCCCTGGCCAAGCACGGAACGGGCCAAGCTGTCCACAACTCGGCGGTGGTGTGGACGAGTCGCCAAGACAGTCCAGCCGGCGTCACACACGCGGGTATAAGACCCGACCATGGAGGCCACAGCACCAGTGGAGCCCGGCGGTTGCGCACGAAGCCCAGGCGGCGGTTCTGGCACAACACACCACACCCCAGGCGAGGCCCAGCAAACAGCCGAACCTGGCCAGACCAAGAACATCGCCGAACGGGCCCATCGGAGGACTTCAGCCGAACCCGAACATCACCCAGACAGGCGGAACTGGC encodes:
- a CDS encoding adenosine deaminase produces the protein MSDVTPLSAETLRRAPKVLLHDHLDGGLRPATVVELADATGYAALPTTDVEALGRWFRDAADSGSLVSYLETFAHTCGVMQTEEALVRVAAEAVEDLAADGVVYAEVRYAPELFVERGLSLDAVVEAVQTGFVEGTRRVAAAGGAIQVRTLLCAMRQHARALEIAELAVRYRDSGVAGFDIAGPEDGFPPTRNLDAFDYLRQNNAHFTIHAGEAFGLPSIWEAIQYCGAERLGHGVRIVEDIKTDSDGTVHLGRLASYVRDRRIPLEICPTSNVQTGTVVSFAEHPIAQLARLHFRVTVNTDNRLMSGCTMTSEFTALATTFGFGLDDLRWFTINAMKSAFLDFDSRLALIDKVIKPGYAALA
- a CDS encoding PA containing protein; this translates as MTTDNHIAAPSFDRMRNMLVRAAEVRESEQQQIFDALDDIYARLAPVDSLGAVRKRLSEMPDRTEVGVIAERLDEAMTRLEAQDNAIAALTHAVESIVDKLAKPFAQLDGRLDGVAARFEGVAGRMDGLEDKLQNIHRRLDELGGHLDKQDGKLDTIPQTTQGPVRERIELAEANLRERIETVDHELRSRVDELDRATKERIGSTTDALRTAITETGEMVDASERLENLVTRLDTVTQRLDDLGNRLDKVEDGFASQLGDLDGSIKTGLSKVEGTLSKQPDTDSVDSLVRRSNDESVRRIGGQLDEAMATFAELMLGGGPAVQQIAPPPPAPRQPRRSSRNGRSPKAADPKAKNGSEADDTAGE